One region of Sulfurisphaera ohwakuensis genomic DNA includes:
- the treH2 gene encoding alpha,alpha-trehalase TreH2, which yields MKNFPLIFIKFLEYYASVNYAFLSNGITSALESQGSIDWFPVPRFDSQSIFTKILDNEKGGYFSVRPKEYDRIQEEYIGYSLILKTTFKKNELKAMVIDFLPISLPAIIRLYDTELPLEVNIIPVFNYALINAGTEIVKDGVIYRNPLSKEGIELLVYGNYEIISPYKLIIKPGKGYLYLLYSKDLRYGLFSQKGFVYSRPYEAFSKLVALSEKELSRAKRIRKAERFKDIYYRSISVLLGLLYRPSGGIIASPTTSLPEIIGMERNWDYRYVWIRDASYATEALIKANLLTQARRSLDFIISVIDPSSKSFDHPFYTIDGTPPPAEENLDWLSGFKNSKPVRVGNAAYLQIQMDIEGAFMHTLHEYYKETQDDEYIDSNYWAIEAIATWVKSYWREPSTDIWEERGVTRHYVHTKVMSWVALDRAYKLAEALGYKKEAEEWKSVANEIKEDIMTHGIVEGSFVRYYGGDEIDSALLTLPLYDFVDANDKIFLNTLKRIESELKIEDGLYLRYKKDFLGSVVHPFALVTPWMARVYIRLNKVEDAVRLLEKLDKCSNSLKLLGEHIDQKNCEARGNFPHSFPHAGIILSIIELEEKLNAENITTNK from the coding sequence ATGAAAAATTTTCCGCTTATATTTATAAAGTTTTTAGAGTATTATGCCTCCGTGAATTATGCATTCTTATCTAATGGGATAACTTCAGCGTTAGAATCACAAGGAAGTATAGATTGGTTTCCAGTACCTAGATTTGATTCTCAATCTATATTCACAAAAATATTAGACAACGAGAAAGGCGGATATTTCTCAGTGAGACCAAAAGAATATGACAGAATTCAAGAAGAATATATAGGATATTCGCTTATCTTAAAGACGACATTTAAGAAAAATGAGTTAAAGGCAATGGTTATAGATTTTTTACCCATTTCATTGCCAGCAATTATAAGGCTTTACGATACCGAGCTTCCCTTAGAAGTAAATATTATACCTGTTTTTAACTATGCTTTGATAAATGCTGGGACAGAAATTGTAAAAGATGGGGTCATATACAGAAATCCTCTATCAAAAGAAGGAATAGAACTATTAGTCTATGGCAATTATGAAATTATTAGCCCTTACAAGTTGATCATAAAGCCTGGAAAAGGATACCTTTACTTACTCTATTCAAAAGATTTAAGATACGGATTATTTAGCCAAAAAGGGTTCGTCTACTCAAGACCCTATGAAGCTTTTTCAAAACTCGTTGCACTCAGTGAAAAAGAGTTGAGCAGAGCTAAAAGAATAAGAAAAGCAGAGAGGTTTAAGGATATATACTATAGATCTATATCTGTTCTTCTAGGATTACTATATAGACCCTCTGGAGGAATAATTGCTTCTCCTACTACATCCTTACCAGAAATAATCGGTATGGAAAGGAATTGGGATTATAGATATGTATGGATAAGAGATGCTTCTTATGCTACAGAAGCATTAATTAAAGCGAACTTACTAACGCAAGCTAGACGATCTCTAGATTTTATAATAAGTGTAATAGATCCTTCATCTAAGAGTTTCGATCATCCATTTTATACTATTGATGGAACACCTCCACCAGCTGAAGAAAACCTAGATTGGTTATCAGGTTTCAAAAACTCAAAACCAGTTAGAGTAGGAAATGCTGCTTATTTACAAATTCAAATGGACATTGAAGGTGCATTTATGCACACTCTTCATGAATATTATAAAGAGACTCAAGACGACGAATATATTGATAGCAATTATTGGGCAATAGAAGCTATTGCAACATGGGTAAAATCTTACTGGAGAGAGCCTAGTACAGATATTTGGGAAGAGAGAGGAGTAACAAGACATTATGTACATACAAAAGTCATGTCTTGGGTTGCTTTAGATAGAGCTTATAAATTAGCTGAAGCATTAGGATACAAAAAAGAAGCAGAGGAATGGAAGAGTGTAGCTAACGAAATTAAAGAAGATATAATGACGCACGGTATAGTAGAAGGGAGTTTTGTAAGATATTATGGCGGAGATGAAATTGATTCTGCATTACTGACATTACCATTATATGACTTCGTGGATGCTAATGATAAAATATTCTTAAACACACTTAAAAGAATAGAAAGCGAATTAAAAATAGAGGATGGACTTTATTTAAGATATAAAAAAGATTTCTTAGGTAGTGTAGTTCATCCGTTTGCTTTAGTAACACCATGGATGGCAAGAGTTTATATTAGATTAAACAAAGTTGAAGATGCAGTAAGACTATTAGAGAAATTAGATAAATGTAGCAATTCACTAAAGCTACTAGGAGAGCATATTGATCAGAAAAACTGTGAGGCAAGAGGTAATTTTCCTCATTCATTTCCTCATGCGGGTATAATTTTAAGTATAATCGAATTAGAGGAGAAATTAAATGCAGAAAATATTACAACTAATAAATGA